Genomic window (Ureibacillus composti):
ATGTCCTTCACTAACTTTTCAACTTTTGAAACTTCTTGATTTGACTGTTCAGCTAATTTACGAACTTCTTCTGCCACTACAGCAAAGCCTTTTCCATGTTCGCCTGCACGAGCCGCTTCAATAGAAGCATTAAGCGCTAAAAGGTTGGTTTGAGAAGCAATTCCAGCAATGGCATTTGTAATGGTTTGAATTTCCTTCGCTGCTTCAACTAGATTTTGGATCGTATTACTTACTTCAGTCGATCCTATGCGGATTTGTTCCATCCCCGTGCTAATTTCTTTCGCTCGTTGTTCTCCTTCAGAAGCAATTTGCATCGTTACATTCGATTTTTGCACCGCATCATCAGCGATTTCTTTTATGTTTTGCAAGTCATCCGCTAGTGACACTAACACGTTAGATGCATTGTCTGAATGATGCATTCCGTCTGTCACTGATACCGAAACCTCTTCGATATTATTTGCAACTAGTGAAACTGCATCGTTCATTTCGCCCAATGAACTAGCCGTTTCATTCGCATTCGCTGTTAACTGATGCGAAGTTGAACTCAATGTAGAAAGGATTTGTTGTAAGTTGACTGTCAATTGATTAAGTGTACGTGCTAAATCTCCCACTTCATCCTGACTTTTTACTTTTACCGATTCAACTGTTAAGTTTCCATTTGCAATTTCTTTCGCTTGTTCAATTAATTGCGAAATCGGTTTTGTTTTACGACGAATTAGGAATGCTGTAGCGATTGCTGCAAGCAACATTGGAATAATGCTGATTAACATCCCTTGTGATACAACTCCCCAAGTACGTTCTGTTACAATTTTCGCATCAAAATCAATAACACTGATTGCGATAATGTCCTTTGTTGGGTCGTGATCTTCGTAAATTGGCGCATACCCAGATAAGCGCTCCATTCCAGCAAATTCATAAGGTTGAGAATAAGTTGGGTGTTTCATTTCCAGCATCATCGCTACCGCTTCCTCATCGATATGGAACGAATCCCCAGGAGCAAATCCATCTTCTCTAAGATTATCATCAAGAGCGACAATATTGCCTTGTAAATCTAATATGTATTGCGTTTCAAAAATGTCTTTATGATTGATTGTCCAGTTTAGTTGATCCCCAATTTTTTCTTGTGTCTGTGCATCACCATCTAGGGCTTTCACAATATCCATGGGGCTAATTAACCCTGTTGTTATATTCGCACAACCATAAGCTTCTACCCCTGCAG
Coding sequences:
- a CDS encoding methyl-accepting chemotaxis protein is translated as MKIKNTLTFQLGTLIAGILVVMLAITSVATYITAYDKLYDAAGVEAYGCANITTGLISPMDIVKALDGDAQTQEKIGDQLNWTINHKDIFETQYILDLQGNIVALDDNLREDGFAPGDSFHIDEEAVAMMLEMKHPTYSQPYEFAGMERLSGYAPIYEDHDPTKDIIAISVIDFDAKIVTERTWGVVSQGMLISIIPMLLAAIATAFLIRRKTKPISQLIEQAKEIANGNLTVESVKVKSQDEVGDLARTLNQLTVNLQQILSTLSSTSHQLTANANETASSLGEMNDAVSLVANNIEEVSVSVTDGMHHSDNASNVLVSLADDLQNIKEIADDAVQKSNVTMQIASEGEQRAKEISTGMEQIRIGSTEVSNTIQNLVEAAKEIQTITNAIAGIASQTNLLALNASIEAARAGEHGKGFAVVAEEVRKLAEQSNQEVSKVEKLVKDIMDHIGNVLISSSENSKYIEKGSKTVELTATALGNISSAVTETVSEMAHISKLLTDETMKSGQVVQLIQELNQSIHEIENTMTNIAAAAEETTAGISEVSDRSTESSQMAEELEEIVKTFKVNE